A stretch of Leisingera sp. S132 DNA encodes these proteins:
- a CDS encoding ScpA family protein → MAEQTLFSEADTSVEERLAAEALIVDVDGFEGPLDLLLTLSRTQKVDLRKISVLELAKQYLAFVEKAKELRIELAADYLVMAAWLAFLKSRLLLPPDPEEEGPSGEELAAHLAFQLERLQAMRDAAARLMGRDRLGRDFFARGEEESVARIKTVTYTANLLDLMQAYARIRTKEDFRPFVMDRDSVFTMEEALDRMRHLLGFTGDWTDLISYLPDGWHSDPVKRRSATAATFAASLQLVKEGKAELRQSETFAPIQLRSLDEDT, encoded by the coding sequence ATGGCTGAGCAGACACTTTTTTCAGAAGCGGACACGAGCGTAGAGGAACGGCTGGCGGCCGAGGCCCTGATCGTGGATGTGGACGGGTTCGAAGGCCCGCTCGACCTGCTGCTGACGCTGTCGCGCACGCAGAAAGTCGACCTGCGCAAGATCTCCGTTCTGGAGCTGGCCAAGCAGTACCTGGCCTTTGTCGAGAAGGCCAAGGAACTGCGCATTGAGCTGGCGGCCGATTATCTGGTGATGGCGGCCTGGCTGGCGTTTCTGAAGTCCCGCCTGCTGCTGCCCCCCGACCCGGAAGAAGAGGGGCCGTCGGGCGAAGAACTGGCCGCCCACCTGGCGTTCCAGCTGGAACGCCTCCAGGCGATGCGCGACGCCGCCGCACGGCTGATGGGGCGCGACCGGCTGGGCCGCGACTTCTTTGCCCGCGGCGAGGAAGAGAGCGTCGCCCGCATCAAGACCGTGACCTATACCGCCAACCTTCTGGACCTGATGCAGGCCTATGCCCGCATCCGCACCAAGGAGGACTTCCGCCCCTTCGTGATGGACCGCGACTCGGTCTTCACCATGGAGGAGGCGCTGGACCGGATGCGGCATCTGCTGGGCTTTACCGGCGACTGGACCGACCTGATCAGTTATCTGCCGGACGGCTGGCACAGCGATCCGGTCAAGCGCCGTTCAGCGACCGCGGCGACCTTTGCCGCCTCGCTGCAGCTGGTCAAGGAAGGCAAGGCAGAGCTGCGCCAGAGCGAAACATTTGCGCCCATTCAGCTGCGCAGCCTCGACGAGGATACCTGA
- a CDS encoding beta-ketoacyl-ACP synthase III: protein MTRRAVVVGTGHYLPERVVENAEFEATLDTTDEWIRSRSGIERRHFAAEGETTSDMAAKAAERALADAGLTADDVDAIVVATSTPDLTFPSAATMVQSKLGMTKGFAFDVQAVCAGFVYALSNASALIASGQASRVMVIGAETFSRIMDWTDRSTCVLFGDGAGALLLEAQEQPGTNTDRGILATDLNSDGRYKDLLYVDGGVSTHTTGHLRMQGNQVFRHAVEKLASTANTALDRAGLSAADVDWIVPHQANIRIIQGTAKKMGLSMDNVVVTVQDHGNTSAASIPLALSVGKERGQIKEGDLIVTEAIGGGLAWGAVVLRW from the coding sequence ATGACGCGACGCGCGGTAGTTGTTGGCACAGGTCACTATCTCCCCGAGCGGGTGGTTGAAAACGCGGAATTCGAAGCCACGCTGGACACAACGGACGAATGGATCCGCAGCCGCTCCGGCATCGAACGCCGCCATTTTGCCGCTGAGGGAGAGACCACATCGGATATGGCCGCCAAGGCTGCAGAGCGCGCTTTGGCGGATGCAGGCCTGACGGCGGATGATGTGGATGCCATCGTTGTGGCCACCTCCACCCCCGATCTCACCTTCCCCTCTGCCGCCACCATGGTGCAGTCCAAGCTGGGCATGACCAAGGGCTTTGCCTTTGACGTGCAGGCGGTTTGCGCGGGCTTTGTCTATGCGCTGTCCAACGCCAGCGCCCTGATCGCTTCGGGCCAGGCAAGCCGCGTGATGGTGATTGGCGCAGAAACCTTCAGCCGGATCATGGACTGGACCGACCGCTCCACCTGCGTGCTGTTCGGCGACGGCGCCGGCGCGCTGCTGCTGGAAGCCCAGGAACAGCCCGGCACCAATACAGACCGCGGCATCCTGGCAACCGACCTCAATTCCGATGGCCGCTACAAGGACCTGCTGTATGTCGACGGCGGCGTCTCCACCCATACGACCGGCCACCTGCGGATGCAGGGCAACCAGGTGTTCCGCCACGCGGTGGAAAAACTCGCCTCCACCGCCAATACGGCGCTGGACCGCGCGGGCCTGTCAGCGGCGGATGTCGACTGGATCGTTCCGCATCAGGCCAATATCCGCATCATCCAGGGCACTGCCAAGAAAATGGGCCTCAGCATGGACAACGTGGTGGTAACCGTGCAGGATCACGGAAACACCTCCGCCGCCTCCATTCCGCTGGCTTTGTCGGTTGGCAAGGAACGCGGCCAGATCAAGGAAGGCGATCTGATCGTGACTGAGGCTATCGGCGGCGGCTTGGCCTGGGGAGCTGTTGTGCTGCGCTGGTAA
- a CDS encoding 2'-deoxycytidine 5'-triphosphate deaminase — translation MTGVLPSQTIEMMLERGEITVSTPLVEGQVQPASLDLRLGSIAYRVRASFLAGQGRSVSDRLTEFEMHRIDLSNGAVLEKGCVYVVPLMEGLALPGDVSAVANAKSSTGRLDLLTRTITDGGEEFDRIKPGYTGPLFAEICPRSFSVLVRPGMRLNQIRFRTGQAVLSDAELKMLHAGTPLVNGEAVIEDGLGFSVDLKLPGTDLVGYRAKPHTGVIDLDRIGEYDPQEYWEEVRTKDGRIILDPGAFYILVSREAVHIPPAYAAEMAPYLAMVGEFRVHYAGFFDPGFGHDAAGGTGSRGVLEVRCHEAPFVLEHGQVVGRLVYEKMAEVPEQLYGAGIASNYQGQGLKLSKHFKTPA, via the coding sequence ATGACAGGCGTTTTGCCCAGCCAAACCATTGAAATGATGCTGGAACGCGGGGAGATCACCGTCAGCACGCCGCTGGTGGAGGGCCAGGTGCAGCCCGCCAGCCTCGACCTGCGCCTCGGCAGCATCGCCTACCGGGTGCGGGCGTCGTTTCTGGCCGGCCAGGGCCGCAGCGTTTCCGACCGGCTGACCGAATTCGAGATGCACCGGATCGACCTGAGCAATGGCGCAGTGCTGGAGAAGGGCTGCGTCTACGTGGTGCCGCTGATGGAAGGGCTGGCGCTGCCCGGCGATGTATCCGCCGTCGCCAACGCCAAAAGCTCCACCGGGCGGCTGGACCTCCTGACCCGCACCATCACCGACGGCGGCGAGGAGTTTGACCGCATCAAGCCCGGTTACACCGGCCCGCTTTTTGCCGAGATCTGCCCGCGCTCCTTCTCGGTGCTGGTGCGCCCGGGCATGCGGCTCAACCAGATCCGCTTCCGCACCGGCCAGGCGGTTCTGTCGGACGCAGAGCTCAAGATGCTGCACGCCGGCACCCCGCTGGTGAATGGCGAGGCGGTGATCGAGGACGGGCTGGGCTTTTCCGTCGATCTGAAACTGCCCGGCACCGATCTGGTCGGCTACCGCGCCAAACCGCACACCGGCGTCATCGACCTGGACCGGATCGGCGAATACGACCCGCAGGAGTACTGGGAAGAGGTCCGCACCAAGGATGGCCGCATCATCCTGGACCCCGGCGCATTCTATATTCTGGTCAGCCGCGAGGCGGTGCATATCCCGCCCGCCTATGCGGCGGAGATGGCGCCCTATCTGGCGATGGTCGGCGAATTCCGGGTGCATTATGCGGGCTTTTTCGACCCCGGCTTCGGCCATGACGCGGCTGGCGGCACCGGCTCGCGCGGGGTGCTGGAGGTGCGCTGCCACGAGGCGCCCTTTGTGCTGGAGCACGGGCAGGTCGTGGGCCGCCTGGTCTATGAGAAGATGGCCGAGGTGCCGGAACAGCTTTACGGCGCGGGCATTGCCTCCAACTACCAGGGCCAGGGGCTGAAGCTGTCCAAGCATTTCAAGACGCCTGCTTGA
- a CDS encoding Lrp/AsnC family transcriptional regulator has translation MDRKILGALSVDATLSYAAIGHVAGLSAPAVHERVKRLRASGAIRATVAQLDGPAVGKPMLAFIHVDTVGWGKTAELMSLEAWPEVEEIHTATGDTCLILKVRVASPHALEGLLARIYDVEGVRGTRTYMTLSTHLERTVQAGVSAELEEDLYIKR, from the coding sequence TTGGACCGAAAAATATTAGGCGCGCTGAGCGTCGATGCGACCCTGTCCTATGCTGCCATCGGGCACGTGGCGGGCCTCTCGGCACCGGCGGTGCATGAGCGGGTGAAGCGGCTCAGGGCCTCCGGTGCGATCCGGGCAACGGTGGCGCAGCTGGACGGGCCTGCGGTGGGCAAGCCGATGCTGGCCTTCATCCATGTGGACACGGTCGGCTGGGGCAAAACGGCGGAACTCATGTCGCTGGAAGCCTGGCCGGAGGTGGAGGAGATCCACACCGCCACCGGCGACACCTGCCTGATCCTCAAGGTGCGGGTGGCCTCGCCGCATGCGCTGGAGGGGCTGCTGGCCCGGATCTATGACGTCGAAGGGGTGCGCGGCACCCGCACCTATATGACGCTTTCCACCCATCTGGAGCGCACCGTGCAGGCTGGCGTCAGCGCAGAGCTGGAGGAGGATCTGTATATCAAGCGTTGA
- a CDS encoding MerR family transcriptional regulator encodes MSKSPDAFRTISEVADWLDVQAHVLRFWESKFTQVKPVKRAGGRRYYRPADMQLLGGIRKLLHVDGLSIKEVQALLREQGVAHVASLSHPLDGEEEPAVEAPAPADKLGDDWQQSLEMSTEAQSGGGAEDSEDSNVVGFPQAGADTAPPAPAAATPVVPRPEAAAAPQMQMDLAPPAASGSAAPSGNAPAAPASASPAPAAESAASASEAAGQAEDHTEDRSEGAAPFEEQPAEPRMEAAQPFSAPEPVAQPEPEGAELTAAEPAVQDQEAEADETSPLRAAAEAQEQAAGPAAGAAQELFADDGVTEPETAAPLTEEVPEPVSAPETADGTEASLAGFEDAPAAAQDAAPAAAEPAAPVADILETAPEPAAAPATVAPPSPMEDIAPLTGQEHLPEPEAAEDAAVADEPVEAAAGLPPAAAPALAEDSVEAAPEAAAEPALETPTAPLEEIAPLTGQEHLPEPEAEPAAGPEPELSAAEPSFAAGLPPAEDMQDTAPHPGPEPDPVAAVDLEEEDPAEAAVPEAEEQAPLAAELAEEETPADPVPAEDTLVAAAGMQPEEPLEFAVSAEEPAQPAPEPEDDHISSPAAAFPPHDLDEAARQADALEFAAGFDGSGDDGAEEPAQPDAEVEAEPDAQTAAIGEPSALPDFEAGEMAAELTGPAPEPALEEAAEEPAEPLAEAAPAAPVPVQPGILALLAETRSLPPQSLTAIAACTEELRALVQNRP; translated from the coding sequence ATGTCGAAATCACCGGACGCCTTCCGCACCATCAGCGAAGTTGCGGATTGGCTGGACGTGCAGGCGCATGTTCTGCGCTTCTGGGAGAGCAAGTTCACCCAGGTCAAACCTGTAAAGCGCGCCGGCGGGCGGCGCTATTACCGGCCTGCGGACATGCAGCTGCTGGGCGGGATCAGGAAACTGCTGCACGTCGACGGGTTGTCGATCAAGGAAGTGCAAGCGCTGCTGCGTGAACAGGGCGTGGCCCATGTCGCCAGCCTGTCGCATCCGCTGGACGGCGAGGAAGAGCCCGCCGTCGAGGCACCAGCGCCCGCGGACAAGCTGGGCGACGACTGGCAGCAGTCTCTGGAGATGAGCACAGAGGCTCAGTCCGGTGGCGGCGCCGAAGACAGCGAAGACAGCAATGTCGTCGGCTTCCCGCAGGCTGGCGCAGACACCGCACCGCCGGCGCCCGCGGCTGCCACCCCCGTCGTCCCACGGCCCGAAGCCGCCGCTGCGCCGCAAATGCAGATGGACCTGGCACCGCCTGCCGCAAGCGGCAGCGCTGCCCCGTCCGGCAACGCCCCCGCCGCCCCTGCCTCGGCCTCCCCCGCTCCTGCAGCAGAGTCCGCCGCCTCAGCAAGCGAGGCAGCCGGACAGGCAGAAGACCACACGGAAGACCGGTCCGAAGGGGCCGCACCGTTTGAGGAACAGCCGGCTGAACCCCGGATGGAAGCAGCGCAGCCGTTCTCTGCCCCCGAACCGGTGGCGCAGCCCGAACCAGAGGGCGCAGAACTGACCGCCGCTGAACCAGCCGTGCAGGATCAGGAAGCGGAAGCAGATGAAACAAGTCCGCTGCGCGCCGCGGCTGAGGCGCAGGAACAAGCAGCCGGACCAGCGGCCGGGGCGGCGCAAGAGCTTTTCGCGGATGACGGCGTCACAGAACCGGAAACCGCCGCACCGCTGACGGAAGAGGTTCCGGAACCTGTATCCGCGCCTGAAACGGCTGACGGAACAGAGGCGTCCCTGGCCGGCTTTGAAGATGCGCCCGCTGCTGCACAGGACGCAGCGCCGGCAGCAGCCGAACCAGCAGCGCCTGTTGCAGACATTTTGGAAACCGCGCCGGAACCGGCAGCGGCGCCCGCCACTGTTGCGCCCCCCTCCCCGATGGAGGATATCGCTCCGCTGACCGGCCAGGAGCATTTGCCGGAACCTGAGGCCGCAGAAGACGCCGCCGTTGCCGACGAACCTGTTGAGGCTGCCGCGGGACTGCCGCCTGCAGCCGCGCCGGCGCTGGCCGAGGACAGCGTCGAAGCCGCCCCGGAGGCGGCAGCAGAGCCAGCCCTTGAAACACCGACCGCGCCGCTGGAAGAGATCGCGCCGCTGACCGGCCAGGAACACCTGCCAGAGCCGGAAGCGGAGCCCGCCGCGGGTCCGGAACCGGAACTCAGCGCTGCAGAGCCGTCTTTTGCTGCCGGGCTGCCTCCGGCAGAGGACATGCAGGACACGGCCCCGCATCCCGGCCCTGAGCCGGATCCCGTTGCAGCAGTGGACCTCGAGGAAGAGGACCCCGCTGAGGCCGCAGTTCCCGAGGCAGAGGAGCAGGCGCCGCTTGCAGCAGAGCTTGCTGAGGAGGAGACGCCGGCAGACCCGGTCCCGGCAGAAGACACGCTTGTTGCCGCCGCAGGGATGCAGCCGGAAGAGCCGCTGGAGTTCGCCGTTTCCGCGGAAGAACCGGCGCAACCGGCACCCGAGCCGGAGGACGATCATATTTCCAGTCCCGCCGCAGCCTTCCCGCCGCATGATCTGGACGAAGCCGCCCGCCAGGCGGATGCGCTGGAGTTCGCAGCCGGTTTCGACGGCAGCGGTGATGACGGCGCCGAAGAGCCAGCTCAGCCGGACGCAGAGGTTGAAGCAGAGCCGGACGCGCAAACGGCCGCCATCGGGGAGCCCTCCGCCCTGCCGGACTTCGAGGCCGGGGAAATGGCCGCGGAGCTGACCGGACCGGCACCGGAACCTGCGCTGGAAGAGGCCGCCGAAGAGCCGGCAGAACCGCTGGCCGAAGCTGCTCCGGCTGCGCCTGTCCCGGTCCAGCCCGGCATTCTGGCGCTGCTGGCGGAAACCCGCAGCCTGCCGCCGCAGTCGCTGACCGCAATTGCCGCCTGCACCGAGGAACTGCGCGCCCTTGTTCAGAACAGGCCCTGA
- a CDS encoding SPOR domain-containing protein has translation MAYFAQAGHGHAYSQGSGQQQDTAAGSSSGQQYSDQPYAGQHYGSQQYTGPGAEPAYGYEDTAYGYQPEGHGYGADDYAAYAAAPAGLRARFSKSLSILGAVASIALVAGVGFWGYKLVMRDVSGVPVVRAAEGPMREQPANPGGSQADHQGLAVNAVAASGSAEAPADRLTLAPAAIELTEDDKPLPELAAEAAPAAELPAVPAEPELPAAPGVSASVSDEAVASFQNGDIDALVAELAREAEDVSAAVPASAAAPAIVQPEPLQPTLAATTASPALLNAPGVKVSLRPSARPARFSPAPAAAAPAARAGTVDVDPATLAAGTRLAQLGAYESPEVARAEWNRISARFPEYLDTKQRVIQRAESGGRTFYRLRAMGFDGLSDARRFCSALVAGNADCIPVTTR, from the coding sequence ATGGCGTATTTTGCGCAGGCGGGCCACGGCCACGCCTATTCACAGGGCAGTGGCCAGCAGCAGGACACCGCAGCTGGCAGCTCCTCCGGGCAGCAGTACTCCGACCAGCCCTACGCGGGGCAGCATTACGGCAGCCAGCAGTATACCGGGCCCGGTGCCGAGCCGGCCTATGGCTATGAGGATACGGCCTATGGCTATCAGCCGGAAGGGCACGGCTATGGCGCCGATGACTATGCGGCCTATGCCGCGGCACCTGCGGGCCTGCGGGCACGGTTCTCCAAGAGCCTGAGCATCCTGGGCGCGGTGGCCTCCATTGCGCTGGTCGCAGGCGTCGGTTTCTGGGGCTACAAGCTGGTGATGCGCGACGTGAGCGGGGTGCCGGTGGTGCGCGCCGCTGAAGGCCCGATGCGCGAGCAGCCCGCAAATCCGGGCGGCAGCCAGGCAGACCATCAGGGGCTGGCGGTGAATGCGGTGGCGGCCAGCGGCAGCGCCGAGGCGCCCGCGGACCGGCTCACCCTGGCGCCCGCCGCCATTGAACTGACAGAAGATGACAAGCCGCTGCCGGAACTGGCAGCCGAAGCCGCGCCGGCAGCGGAATTGCCTGCTGTCCCGGCGGAACCGGAACTTCCCGCTGCCCCGGGTGTCTCAGCCAGTGTCAGCGATGAAGCGGTGGCCTCGTTCCAGAATGGCGATATCGATGCGCTGGTGGCGGAGCTCGCACGCGAAGCAGAAGACGTCTCTGCTGCGGTTCCCGCCTCGGCAGCAGCCCCGGCGATTGTGCAGCCGGAACCCCTGCAGCCAACACTGGCCGCTACTACCGCGTCTCCGGCACTGCTGAATGCGCCCGGCGTCAAGGTCTCGCTGCGGCCCTCGGCCCGTCCCGCACGGTTCAGCCCCGCTCCGGCCGCAGCCGCACCGGCAGCGCGTGCCGGAACCGTAGATGTGGACCCGGCAACCCTGGCCGCCGGCACCCGCCTGGCGCAACTGGGCGCCTATGAAAGCCCGGAGGTCGCGCGCGCGGAATGGAACCGCATCAGCGCCCGTTTCCCGGAGTATCTGGACACCAAGCAGCGGGTGATCCAGCGCGCCGAAAGCGGCGGGCGGACCTTCTACCGCTTGCGGGCGATGGGGTTCGACGGCCTGTCGGATGCGCGCCGGTTCTGCTCGGCGCTGGTGGCGGGCAATGCCGATTGCATTCCGGTAACCACCCGGTAA
- a CDS encoding MFS transporter, which yields MRTPILILMSAIGVIGANSLLLSPVVTAVSETLNATTAEVMRAASAYGLGVAAAALLLAPLGDRIGAGRLMRAALLLLGAGLGASAAAPDVWTLMAAQALCGLAAGAALPSIYTLAMVIAPKGREARVLGYVLAGWTVSMVLGVSVSAWATDLAGWRVVYGALAGVALLLWAASASLRAAGSPSGQATSPLTALRVPGIFRGLLATALLMMGFYSSYFFTGAHITQALGLSTTQAGLLPLFYGIGFGLAVLLDPLLDRLGLARATAPVLLAVAASYLLMMTVAPEYLLLLGAALIWGVFQHLALNLLVARLTALEPAQRGAIMGLYSTVTYLCVFAAPFAGGLLFAAWGLAGCLMLSALLALSGAAEALGLRHKPGALAAGSAT from the coding sequence ATGCGAACCCCGATTCTGATCCTGATGAGCGCCATTGGCGTGATTGGTGCCAACTCCCTGCTGCTGTCGCCGGTGGTGACGGCTGTCAGCGAAACCCTGAATGCCACCACGGCAGAGGTGATGCGGGCCGCCAGTGCTTATGGGCTGGGGGTCGCCGCCGCAGCCTTGCTGCTGGCGCCGCTAGGGGACCGGATCGGCGCCGGGCGGCTGATGCGCGCGGCACTCCTGCTGCTGGGGGCCGGGCTGGGCGCCAGTGCCGCAGCGCCGGATGTCTGGACACTGATGGCCGCGCAGGCGCTCTGCGGGCTGGCGGCCGGAGCCGCCCTGCCCTCGATCTACACGCTGGCAATGGTGATTGCCCCCAAGGGACGCGAAGCGCGGGTGCTGGGCTACGTGCTGGCGGGCTGGACGGTGTCGATGGTGCTGGGTGTCAGCGTCAGCGCCTGGGCCACCGACCTCGCGGGCTGGCGCGTGGTCTATGGCGCGCTGGCGGGCGTGGCGCTGCTGCTGTGGGCCGCTTCCGCTTCGCTGCGCGCCGCGGGCAGCCCCAGCGGCCAGGCGACCTCGCCGCTGACGGCGCTGCGAGTGCCGGGGATTTTCCGCGGCCTGCTCGCAACCGCGCTGCTGATGATGGGGTTTTACAGCAGCTATTTCTTCACCGGCGCCCATATCACCCAAGCGCTTGGCCTCAGCACCACGCAGGCGGGTCTGTTGCCGCTGTTCTACGGTATCGGCTTTGGCCTTGCGGTGCTGCTGGATCCGCTCTTGGACCGCCTGGGGCTGGCCCGCGCCACCGCGCCGGTGCTGCTGGCGGTCGCAGCCAGCTACCTGCTGATGATGACCGTTGCGCCGGAATACCTGCTGTTGCTGGGGGCTGCCCTGATCTGGGGCGTGTTCCAGCATCTTGCCCTCAACCTGCTGGTGGCGCGACTCACGGCGCTGGAACCTGCGCAGCGCGGCGCGATCATGGGCCTTTACAGCACCGTCACTTACCTCTGTGTGTTTGCAGCACCCTTTGCGGGCGGGCTGCTGTTCGCAGCCTGGGGTTTGGCGGGCTGCCTGATGCTGTCCGCGCTGCTGGCGCTCAGCGGCGCGGCTGAGGCGCTTGGCCTCCGGCACAAGCCCGGCGCGCTGGCTGCCGGTTCCGCTACTTGA
- the nagZ gene encoding beta-N-acetylhexosaminidase, translating into MTYGATILDAEGLRLTADEKAFFRDADPFGFILFARNLEDVEQIQALCGDFREAVGRNCPITIDQEGGRVQRLRKPLARNWRPPLEHVQLAGEDAVRAMYLRYRLIAHELHGLGIDSNCAPIADIAFAETHEFLRNRCYGTSAATVARIARAVATAHLDGGVLPVLKHIPGHGRATADSHLDLPHVASHPETLEDSDFAAFTALNDLPLGMTAHLVYDAYDDQPATTSPVMMRLIRERIGFDGLIMTDDISMKALQGSLADNARASLAAGCDVVLLCNASLEERKAVAEAAGTMSEAAQTRAERALEARRAPVALDIMSAERELAALMGGQVYG; encoded by the coding sequence ATGACCTACGGAGCCACGATCCTTGATGCCGAAGGCCTGCGGCTGACAGCGGATGAAAAGGCGTTCTTCCGTGATGCCGACCCGTTCGGCTTCATCCTGTTTGCCCGAAACCTGGAAGATGTCGAACAGATCCAGGCCCTTTGCGGGGACTTCCGCGAGGCGGTGGGCCGCAACTGCCCGATCACCATCGATCAGGAGGGCGGACGGGTCCAGCGGCTGCGCAAACCGCTTGCGCGCAACTGGCGCCCCCCGCTGGAGCATGTGCAGCTGGCCGGCGAGGATGCCGTGCGGGCGATGTACCTGCGCTACCGTCTGATCGCGCATGAGCTGCACGGGCTGGGCATCGACAGCAACTGCGCTCCGATTGCTGATATCGCTTTTGCCGAAACCCATGAGTTCCTGCGCAACCGCTGCTATGGCACCAGCGCCGCAACTGTGGCGCGGATTGCCCGCGCAGTGGCAACCGCGCATCTGGACGGCGGCGTGCTGCCGGTGCTGAAACATATCCCGGGCCATGGCCGCGCCACCGCGGACAGCCACCTGGACCTGCCGCATGTGGCCAGCCACCCGGAGACGCTGGAGGACAGCGATTTTGCCGCCTTTACAGCGCTCAACGACCTGCCGCTGGGGATGACCGCGCATTTGGTCTATGACGCCTATGACGACCAGCCCGCCACCACCTCGCCGGTGATGATGCGGCTGATCCGGGAACGCATCGGCTTTGACGGGCTGATCATGACCGACGATATCTCGATGAAGGCGCTGCAGGGATCGCTGGCAGACAACGCCCGCGCCTCGCTGGCGGCGGGCTGTGATGTTGTCCTGCTGTGCAATGCCTCGCTGGAGGAACGGAAGGCAGTGGCTGAGGCTGCCGGCACCATGAGTGAAGCGGCACAGACCCGCGCAGAGCGCGCGCTGGAGGCCCGCCGCGCACCTGTTGCCCTTGACATTATGAGCGCTGAAAGAGAACTTGCCGCCCTCATGGGCGGGCAGGTGTATGGCTGA
- the ihfA gene encoding integration host factor subunit alpha translates to MGEKTLTRMDLSEAVFREVGLSRNESAQLVESMLQHMSDALVRGEQVKISSFGTFSVRDKSARVGRNPKTGEEVPIQPRRVLTFRPSHLMKDRVADGNRK, encoded by the coding sequence ATGGGCGAAAAAACACTGACACGAATGGATTTGAGTGAAGCCGTTTTCCGGGAAGTCGGCCTGTCGCGAAACGAAAGCGCACAGCTGGTGGAAAGCATGCTGCAGCATATGTCGGATGCCCTGGTGCGCGGTGAACAGGTTAAGATTTCCTCGTTCGGCACCTTCAGCGTAAGGGACAAATCGGCCCGCGTCGGGCGCAACCCGAAGACGGGCGAAGAAGTGCCGATCCAGCCGCGCCGCGTGCTGACCTTCCGGCCCTCCCATCTGATGAAGGACCGCGTGGCAGACGGCAACCGTAAGTAA
- the scpB gene encoding SMC-Scp complex subunit ScpB, with the protein MEDQIMDAAGSSGRTENDTLFDAPPMAEQERMVEAVLFASAEPVTLRDLEGRMPPGCNPREALEHLRKRYEGRGVRVVRLGDAWAIRTAPDLGFLMQKETTELRKLSRAAIETLAIVAYHQPVTRAEIEEIRGVSVSRGTIDQLMEMDWIRLGRRRMTPGRPVTFVVTPDFLDHFGLESARDLPGLKELRAAGLLENRPPPGSLPLGQGGDEDDEAEEQAELFEE; encoded by the coding sequence ATGGAAGATCAGATCATGGACGCGGCCGGCAGCTCTGGCCGGACCGAAAACGACACCTTGTTTGACGCGCCGCCGATGGCAGAGCAGGAGCGGATGGTCGAGGCGGTGCTGTTCGCCAGCGCCGAGCCTGTTACCCTGCGCGACCTTGAGGGCCGCATGCCGCCCGGCTGCAACCCGCGCGAGGCGCTGGAGCATCTGCGCAAGCGCTATGAGGGGCGCGGCGTGCGTGTCGTGCGCCTGGGCGATGCCTGGGCGATCCGAACCGCGCCGGATCTCGGCTTTCTGATGCAGAAGGAAACCACCGAGCTGCGCAAGCTGAGCCGCGCCGCCATCGAAACCCTGGCCATTGTTGCCTATCACCAGCCGGTGACCCGGGCGGAGATCGAGGAAATCCGCGGTGTTTCAGTGTCGCGCGGCACCATCGACCAGTTGATGGAGATGGACTGGATCCGCCTGGGCCGCCGCCGGATGACGCCGGGCCGCCCGGTGACATTTGTGGTGACCCCGGATTTCCTGGACCATTTCGGCCTCGAAAGCGCCCGCGACCTGCCAGGCCTCAAGGAACTGCGCGCCGCGGGCCTTTTGGAGAACCGGCCGCCGCCGGGCAGCCTGCCGCTGGGTCAGGGCGGCGACGAGGACGACGAGGCGGAAGAACAGGCCGAACTGTTCGAGGAGTGA